From the Bacteroidia bacterium genome, one window contains:
- the lptC gene encoding LPS export ABC transporter periplasmic protein LptC, whose protein sequence is MFRSIPFALALLLPFTVLAQESSILRVLQADRLEVRTVGDVELRELVGSVRLQQDNVHISCDRATQNLTRNTVSLFGNVVIRQDTLLLRTNSGSYDANTKIARSYEGVHLYDGHVTLSAAIGSYATSTRIADFLNNVTIDDTAATIHAGAVTYDRRGGLMVATRKVRIRFKDEESLITADSVRHYPDEKRSQFFLDPVLWQIDTSYVRRDATGGIDSLALDTLNIAADRMEALRDSTNRFLTEGNVRMVRGGFSARGGSALFLRSDSLIILRASPVLWYDENQLTGDSVAARIADGELRHLHVLGNAFSISRSKPAEQDTLYPPDRFDQTTGKEIQMFFENDKPRHIRIEGSAISLYYLFDEGALNGVRRESGDLILLDFVEGDAKSIRTIGGVEGTYYPEKYVTGVESSYNLEGFVWREDRPVLLKMPEDATASDAP, encoded by the coding sequence GTGTTTCGATCCATCCCGTTCGCTCTCGCACTGCTGCTGCCTTTTACAGTGCTCGCACAGGAGAGCTCCATTCTCCGCGTCCTCCAGGCCGATCGCCTCGAAGTGCGCACGGTTGGTGACGTCGAGCTGCGCGAATTGGTCGGCAGCGTACGCTTGCAGCAGGATAATGTGCACATCTCTTGCGACCGTGCCACGCAAAATCTCACGCGCAACACCGTCTCGCTCTTCGGCAACGTTGTCATACGTCAGGATACACTGCTTTTGCGCACGAACAGTGGCAGCTACGACGCGAATACGAAGATCGCGCGATCCTACGAAGGAGTACATCTCTACGACGGGCACGTCACCCTCAGCGCGGCCATCGGCAGCTATGCGACGAGTACGCGCATCGCGGATTTTCTGAACAACGTCACCATCGACGACACGGCCGCTACCATACACGCGGGGGCAGTGACCTACGACAGACGCGGCGGCCTTATGGTTGCTACACGGAAGGTACGCATCCGTTTCAAGGATGAGGAATCTCTGATCACCGCTGATTCCGTGCGGCATTACCCCGACGAAAAACGTTCGCAGTTTTTTCTCGATCCTGTCCTCTGGCAAATCGACACCAGCTATGTGCGGCGCGACGCGACGGGCGGCATTGATTCGCTCGCGCTCGACACGCTGAACATCGCGGCAGACCGCATGGAAGCGCTGCGAGATTCCACGAACCGCTTCCTCACCGAAGGGAACGTGCGCATGGTGCGCGGCGGTTTCTCCGCCCGCGGTGGCAGCGCGCTCTTCCTTCGTTCGGACAGTCTCATCATCCTGCGCGCGTCTCCCGTACTCTGGTACGACGAGAATCAACTCACCGGCGATTCGGTCGCCGCCCGCATTGCCGACGGCGAGCTGCGCCATCTTCATGTGCTGGGAAACGCGTTCAGCATTTCGCGCAGCAAGCCCGCGGAGCAGGATACGCTGTATCCGCCTGATCGTTTTGATCAGACAACAGGCAAAGAGATACAGATGTTTTTTGAAAACGACAAACCGCGTCATATCCGCATCGAGGGGTCGGCCATCAGTCTGTATTATCTTTTTGACGAAGGCGCGCTCAACGGGGTGCGGCGCGAGAGCGGTGATTTGATCCTCCTCGATTTCGTCGAGGGTGATGCGAAATCCATACGCACCATCGGCGGCGTGGAAGGGACATACTACCCCGAAAAATACGTCACCGGCGTCGAGAGCAGCTACAACCTCGAAGGCTTCGTCTGGCGCGAAGACCGGCCGGTGCTGCTGAAGATGCCGGAGGATGCCACCGCAAGCGACGCACCATGA
- a CDS encoding PspC domain-containing protein → MKSRLYRSRNGKMIGGVCTGLADYFGIDPVLIRLLFIVLLFFNGIGLLAYIILWIVVPWQPEYIAAPTASVAEEAEAEFSAAEGTGRPTPKENGKGHTATGYLLIGIGVLFLFNNFLPGFSFSDYWPLLLIALGIGILWNATPRHTVNEVES, encoded by the coding sequence ATGAAATCCCGTCTCTACCGATCTCGTAACGGCAAAATGATCGGGGGGGTCTGCACCGGACTTGCGGACTACTTCGGCATCGATCCCGTTCTCATCCGTCTGCTCTTCATCGTGCTCCTGTTCTTCAACGGCATCGGACTGCTCGCCTATATCATCCTCTGGATCGTCGTACCCTGGCAACCCGAGTATATTGCGGCGCCCACGGCATCTGTGGCGGAAGAGGCGGAAGCGGAATTCTCCGCTGCTGAAGGAACAGGCCGACCGACTCCGAAAGAGAATGGCAAGGGGCATACAGCCACCGGTTATTTACTTATCGGTATCGGTGTACTCTTTCTGTTCAACAACTTCCTGCCCGGATTTTCCTTCAGCGATTACTGGCCGCTGCTGCTCATCGCGCTCGGTATCGGCATACTCTGGAACGCAACCCCACGTCATACAGTCAACGAGGTGGAATCATGA